In Campylobacter vicugnae, a genomic segment contains:
- a CDS encoding YlxR family protein, whose amino-acid sequence MRKFHKPIRMCVVCKGRFYQDELYKFRSLNGEIVQNLGNARSFYICVICIKKDAKELRKPLTKFGKNSINLKEIIVNGKD is encoded by the coding sequence GTGCGAAAATTTCATAAACCTATTAGAATGTGCGTGGTTTGCAAAGGTAGATTTTACCAAGATGAGCTTTATAAATTCAGATCACTAAATGGCGAAATAGTACAAAATTTAGGTAATGCAAGATCGTTTTATATCTGCGTAATCTGTATCAAAAAAGATGCAAAAGAGTTAAGAAAACCACTTACAAAATTTGGCAAAAATAGTATAAACTTAAAGGAGATAATAGTCAATGGCAAAGATTAG
- the thrB gene encoding homoserine kinase: protein MRIFTPATSANLGPGFDSLGLALKLYNEVSITEQKISSINIIGEGSDKIALKKNNTFVNIFNETITSLNGKSLNYKFNFVNNIPFSRGLGSSSSVIVGAIAAAYHMAGFKVERSIILDKALQYEHHPDNISPAVWGGFTVNIVNNASVYTQKADIDSNLKAVVVIPDEPMNTKQSRNKLPSHYTMNECVSNLSHAAYLSSCFIKKDYDNLRLACIDKMHEERRMSALPELFKVRDVAYANGALMSTLSGSGSTFLNLAYQDRANALAEILQAEFPKFKVKILEIDNDGFSIKS from the coding sequence ATGAGAATATTTACACCTGCGACTAGTGCGAATTTAGGTCCTGGATTTGACTCTTTGGGTCTAGCTTTAAAGCTTTATAACGAGGTTAGTATCACTGAACAAAAGATTAGCTCTATTAATATTATAGGTGAAGGTAGTGATAAGATAGCTCTAAAAAAAAATAATACATTTGTAAATATTTTTAATGAGACGATTACATCATTAAATGGAAAGAGCTTAAATTATAAATTTAATTTTGTCAATAATATTCCATTTTCAAGAGGGCTTGGAAGTTCGAGTTCGGTTATAGTTGGCGCTATTGCGGCTGCTTATCATATGGCTGGATTTAAAGTTGAGCGTAGTATAATTTTAGATAAAGCTTTGCAGTATGAACATCATCCTGATAATATTTCTCCAGCTGTATGGGGTGGATTTACAGTAAATATTGTCAATAATGCATCTGTTTATACGCAAAAGGCTGATATTGATTCAAATTTAAAGGCAGTAGTAGTTATTCCAGATGAGCCTATGAATACTAAACAAAGTCGCAATAAGCTCCCTTCACACTATACAATGAATGAATGTGTAAGCAACCTTAGTCATGCTGCTTATTTAAGTAGCTGTTTTATTAAAAAAGATTATGATAATTTACGTTTAGCATGTATTGATAAGATGCATGAAGAGCGTAGAATGAGTGCTTTACCTGAGCTTTTTAAAGTTAGAGATGTAGCATATGCTAATGGTGCGTTGATGAGTACGCTCTCAGGAAGCGGTTCGACTTTTTTAAATTTGGCTTATCAAGATAGAGCCAATGCATTAGCTGAAATTTTACAAGCTGAGTTTCCAAAATTTAAGGTAAAAATTTTGGAGATTGATAATGATGGATTTAGCATAAAAAGCTAA
- a CDS encoding glycoprotease, with amino-acid sequence MTIAIANLDSKYKIDKIIYANGPGSFMGLKVAYLTLCTFCIARGLELYGVNGFSLNGFRPIRANKNMSFVLENSKISLQKIEPCEFELPKKLDGLNLMANALPNYVIDAV; translated from the coding sequence TTGACTATTGCTATTGCTAATTTAGATAGCAAGTACAAGATTGATAAAATTATTTACGCTAATGGTCCTGGTAGCTTTATGGGATTAAAGGTTGCTTATCTTACGCTTTGTACATTTTGTATAGCTCGTGGGCTTGAGTTATATGGAGTTAATGGATTTAGTTTAAATGGCTTTAGACCAATTAGGGCTAATAAAAATATGAGTTTTGTGCTTGAAAACTCTAAGATAAGTTTGCAAAAAATAGAGCCTTGCGAATTTGAATTGCCAAAAAAATTAGATGGACTTAATTTAATGGCTAATGCATTACCAAATTATGTTATAGATGCGGTTTAG
- the lpxC gene encoding UDP-3-O-acyl-N-acetylglucosamine deacetylase: MKQRTIGKRVEGVGIGLHKGEPIKLILEPLEANSGVVFYRSDKATSFKAEPSSVLNTQMATVIGNDKATVSTIEHLMSAINSYGIDNIRIILDANEVPVMDGSAISFCMMLDEAGVVELEADKKVIVVKREVEVRDGDKYVKLTPSSNPKFNYTIKFENPVIGLQSYTFEFSKENFINQIARARTFGFLKDVQKLNSMGLALGGSLDNAVVIDGAKILNPEGLRFDDEFVRHKILDAIGDISLLGAPMIGDYEAFAGSHDLNHKLTLALLSDEKNYEIVTLSEATQKEYEKAFA, encoded by the coding sequence TTGAAACAAAGAACTATAGGAAAAAGAGTAGAAGGAGTTGGAATAGGACTTCATAAAGGTGAGCCAATTAAGCTGATATTAGAACCTTTAGAAGCTAATAGCGGTGTGGTATTTTATAGAAGCGATAAAGCCACTAGCTTTAAAGCTGAACCAAGTAGTGTATTAAATACGCAAATGGCTACTGTAATTGGAAATGATAAAGCAACAGTATCAACTATAGAGCATCTAATGAGTGCTATAAATAGCTATGGAATTGATAATATTAGAATTATTTTAGATGCCAATGAAGTGCCTGTGATGGATGGAAGTGCTATTAGCTTTTGTATGATGCTTGATGAAGCTGGTGTAGTGGAGTTAGAAGCAGATAAGAAAGTAATAGTTGTAAAGCGTGAAGTAGAGGTAAGAGATGGTGATAAATATGTTAAACTCACTCCATCATCAAATCCAAAATTCAACTATACAATTAAATTTGAAAACCCAGTAATTGGCTTGCAAAGTTATACTTTTGAGTTTAGTAAAGAAAATTTTATAAATCAAATAGCAAGGGCTAGAACTTTTGGATTTTTAAAAGATGTCCAAAAGCTAAATTCAATGGGTTTAGCACTGGGTGGAAGCTTAGATAATGCTGTAGTAATTGATGGTGCTAAAATATTAAATCCTGAGGGATTAAGATTTGATGATGAGTTTGTTCGTCATAAAATTTTAGATGCAATTGGCGATATAAGCTTGCTTGGTGCGCCTATGATTGGAGATTATGAAGCATTTGCTGGTAGCCATGATCTTAATCACAAGCTAACTTTAGCACTTTTAAGCGATGAGAAGAATTATGAGATAGTAACTCTAAGTGAGGCAACTCAAAAAGAGTATGAAAAGGCGTTTGCATAA
- a CDS encoding peptidoglycan metallopeptidase Pgp6 — protein sequence MKSAKNKTFIFALILIGLIFAAIGLFNSGSMDNEAPTISINDTIYWNQKSPINLNISDNAALQSIKVELVDANATQIILNEEISEPKNSIDLNLQLPKSLILDRNRAYKLIIEAKDFGFFGGNTVTKSVNLIIDSKKPQIQIINQSYKITKGGSAVVVFRATDENLQNLYIESDGHIFKPTKFVKDGYWASLLAWNIQNPSFKAKIIAIDKAGNRSISNIDYYLQDRKYKESRIALSDRFLDGKIDELANQYAQDYAQLDRLAKFKFVNETLRILNEDIIHKITSAVPEEIIDRFYIEPFYPLKNGAAVASFGDHRFYTYNGDEVSQSWHMGLDLASTAMASMVANNAAFVAYNDLNGIYGENIILYHGFGLYTLYGHCNETSVKAGEHIGKNHIIGKTGTTGLALGDHLHFGVLVQGIEVRPEEWMDKKWMKDNIYDVLESAKKAINN from the coding sequence GTGAAGAGTGCGAAAAATAAAACTTTTATATTTGCTTTAATTTTGATCGGATTAATATTTGCTGCTATAGGCCTATTTAACTCCGGTTCTATGGATAATGAAGCTCCAACAATTTCTATAAATGATACAATTTATTGGAATCAAAAATCTCCAATAAACCTAAATATATCTGATAATGCAGCCTTGCAATCAATTAAAGTTGAATTAGTTGATGCTAATGCAACTCAGATAATTTTAAATGAAGAAATCAGTGAGCCAAAAAATAGTATAGATTTAAATTTACAACTGCCAAAAAGTTTAATTTTGGATAGAAATAGAGCTTATAAGCTCATAATTGAGGCTAAAGATTTTGGTTTTTTTGGTGGTAATACAGTAACTAAGAGTGTAAATTTAATTATCGATAGCAAAAAACCACAAATTCAAATTATCAATCAATCTTATAAAATAACTAAAGGTGGTTCAGCTGTTGTAGTTTTTAGAGCAACTGATGAAAATTTACAAAATTTATATATAGAAAGCGATGGCCATATTTTTAAACCAACTAAATTTGTAAAAGATGGCTACTGGGCGTCACTTTTGGCTTGGAATATACAAAATCCAAGCTTCAAGGCTAAAATCATAGCAATAGATAAGGCAGGAAATAGATCAATATCAAATATTGATTACTACTTACAAGATCGTAAATATAAAGAGTCAAGAATAGCATTAAGTGATAGATTTTTAGATGGCAAGATTGATGAATTAGCTAATCAATACGCACAAGATTATGCTCAATTAGATAGATTGGCTAAATTTAAATTTGTTAATGAGACCCTAAGAATATTAAATGAGGATATTATCCACAAAATTACCTCTGCTGTACCTGAAGAGATTATAGATAGATTTTATATCGAACCATTTTATCCACTTAAAAATGGTGCTGCAGTTGCTAGTTTTGGAGATCATAGATTTTATACTTATAATGGAGATGAGGTAAGTCAAAGCTGGCATATGGGGCTTGATCTTGCTAGCACTGCTATGGCTAGTATGGTTGCAAATAACGCTGCATTTGTTGCTTATAATGATTTAAATGGAATTTATGGAGAAAATATTATTCTTTATCATGGATTTGGACTTTATACTCTTTATGGTCATTGCAATGAAACCTCAGTAAAGGCTGGCGAGCATATTGGTAAAAATCATATTATAGGCAAAACCGGAACAACTGGTCTAGCGCTTGGAGATCATTTGCATTTTGGTGTTTTGGTTCAAGGTATTGAGGTTAGACCTGAAGAGTGGATGGATAAAAAGTGGATGAAAGATAATATATATGATGTTTTAGAGTCTGCAAAAAAGGCTATAAATAATTAA
- a CDS encoding prephenate dehydrogenase, with the protein MHVGIIGLGLIGGSLGLALKDMKLIAKVSGYDLDKNNERDALNLGLIDEIISFDEMKKSCDMIFLAIPVEAIIKVMQNLTDIPSSTTIVDLGSTKEQILRSCPNQIRNNFVAAHPMAGTENSGPKAAFKTLLNGAVVVVCDDKNADEFHVKRVVEILSHAGMKIVFMDSKSHDHHVGIISHLPHVISYSLVNSTLKEENKRNILLLAGGSFSGMARIAKSNPQMWSDIFKQNKDNLLEAITSFKNELEICENMIRDEKWDELKDWMQTARGLREIL; encoded by the coding sequence ATGCATGTAGGGATTATTGGGCTTGGATTAATTGGTGGTTCATTGGGTTTGGCTTTAAAAGATATGAAATTAATTGCTAAAGTAAGCGGATATGACTTAGACAAAAACAATGAAAGAGATGCTTTAAATTTGGGATTGATTGATGAGATAATTAGTTTTGATGAGATGAAAAAAAGCTGCGATATGATATTTTTGGCAATTCCAGTTGAGGCAATTATCAAAGTAATGCAAAATTTAACAGATATCCCAAGTAGCACTACAATTGTAGATCTAGGCTCAACAAAAGAGCAAATTCTTCGCTCTTGTCCTAATCAAATTCGTAATAATTTTGTTGCAGCTCATCCAATGGCTGGTACAGAAAACTCAGGACCAAAAGCTGCTTTTAAAACCTTATTAAATGGTGCTGTAGTTGTGGTTTGCGATGACAAAAATGCTGATGAATTTCATGTTAAAAGAGTAGTTGAGATATTAAGTCATGCTGGAATGAAGATAGTATTTATGGATTCAAAAAGCCACGATCATCATGTGGGTATCATTTCACATCTTCCGCATGTTATTAGCTACAGTTTGGTAAACTCAACTCTAAAAGAGGAAAATAAGCGAAATATTTTACTTCTAGCTGGTGGGAGTTTTAGCGGTATGGCAAGGATTGCAAAGTCTAATCCACAGATGTGGAGCGATATTTTTAAACAAAATAAAGATAATCTTTTAGAGGCAATTACTTCGTTTAAAAATGAGCTAGAAATTTGTGAAAATATGATAAGAGATGAAAAATGGGATGAGCTAAAAGATTGGATGCAAACTGCAAGAGGCTTAAGAGAGATACTTTAA